The genomic stretch TCCCCCATTGGGCATGCTCTTTTTGGGCTTGTCTCAAGGCAGCTAGGTATGATTGCTTCCACGAAGTTGCGTCTTGCGTGAAGTCGTTTTCCGGCCGAAAACGAATTCCCGCAACGGCGTGAGGGAGCGTGTGTGTGGGCGCGAGAGCGAATCGAGTTTCGAGCGAAACGAGGACTTTTAAGAAGTGTACGTGCATGGCCAGCGCGACGCACGCGGCCCTGCATGCGGTCGCTCTTCCGCCTGGCCAAACGCTCGAAGGTATAGGACATTCGGGCGAAGCCGTGGATCTGTTGCAAGAGTTGCTGCTACTCAGTCCCCAGGACATCCAGGGGGCGCGTTATCTGTCCTGCCGCATTTGATGGCAATCGGCCATGACGAGGAGGCGGCCAACTCCAGCGAGAGCGTCATTTACTATGTGTTCATCCTCGGTTCATTCAAAAGGGTGAATGCAAGAGTCAATTGCGACGGAGCTTGAAGGCGAGGACTTCGCTGGGCGTTCGGTAGCCGAGTCGTTTACGGGGGCGTTCGTTGAGTAGTTGTTCCACGCGGGCTGCCTGGCGGTGACTGATCCGCGTGAGGTCGGTGCATTTGGCAAAGAACT from Planctomycetia bacterium encodes the following:
- a CDS encoding IS30 family transposase, encoding MTFDNGKEFAERHRLTRGLGFQVYFAEPYASWQRGTNENTNGLLPQFFAKCTDLTRISHRQAARVEQLLNERPRKRLGYRTPSEVLAFKLRRN